Proteins encoded together in one Gemmatimonadota bacterium window:
- a CDS encoding twin-arginine translocation signal domain-containing protein: MQTTHNQDMPITRRTFIKAGAVGTAALVTAGAYQGWRLRASVLDESAALPPAGRQLFAAVLPAFLDGMVPTNAWTPELMASTLDAVEKTVRALPPHARAELRQLFALLDTHPTRFALTGIWSNWSRVDAATAKKFLERWRFGSNVMFASAYQALHDISYGSWYANPANWPSVGYPGPPRILGMVS; the protein is encoded by the coding sequence GTGCAAACGACGCATAATCAGGACATGCCGATTACGCGTCGCACTTTCATTAAAGCCGGAGCCGTAGGCACCGCCGCGCTTGTCACCGCCGGTGCCTACCAAGGGTGGCGCCTCCGCGCGAGCGTCCTTGACGAGAGCGCAGCGCTCCCGCCCGCCGGTCGTCAACTCTTTGCGGCGGTGCTCCCGGCCTTCCTCGACGGAATGGTTCCCACCAACGCGTGGACGCCGGAACTGATGGCGAGCACGCTCGACGCCGTCGAAAAAACCGTGCGCGCCCTTCCGCCGCACGCGCGTGCTGAACTCCGGCAACTCTTTGCGCTGCTCGACACGCACCCCACACGCTTCGCGCTCACCGGCATCTGGTCAAACTGGAGCCGAGTAGACGCCGCGACGGCCAAGAAGTTTCTTGAACGCTGGCGCTTTGGAAGCAACGTGATGTTCGCCAGCGCGTACCAAGCGCTACACGACATTTCTTACGGATCGTGGTACGCCAATCCCGCCAACTGGCCATCGGTCGGCTACCCTGGTCCGCCGCGCATTCTCGGGATGGTGTCATGA